A DNA window from Bradyrhizobium sp. CCBAU 53421 contains the following coding sequences:
- a CDS encoding DNA-binding transcriptional regulator, which yields MQRLRLKADGRIVELRDGQEIPLVPHPAEAAMQPSTSQPAVRDLRRRAQLTQLEFAAKLGVPVETIRNWEQGKRAPRGPARALLAVIAHSPETVFAALSSEPTAA from the coding sequence ATGCAGCGGTTGCGGCTCAAGGCGGACGGACGGATCGTCGAATTGCGCGACGGGCAGGAAATCCCGCTCGTGCCGCACCCGGCCGAGGCGGCGATGCAGCCTTCGACCTCGCAACCGGCCGTGCGCGATCTGCGCCGCCGCGCCCAGCTCACCCAGCTCGAATTCGCCGCCAAGCTCGGCGTGCCGGTTGAGACCATCCGCAACTGGGAGCAGGGCAAGCGCGCCCCGCGAGGACCGGCCCGCGCGCTGCTCGCGGTGATCGCCCATTCACCGGAGACGGTGTTCGCCGCGCTGTCGAGCGAGCCGACGGCGGCTTAA
- a CDS encoding DUF6428 family protein, giving the protein MNTLANTRSLVGALLPVDELSAAALLSSLEAHKEKPLIFSYDGRDVRPSYHVTEVKTGSFRGLDCGANPESWSETFIQLWDIEEENRGHMPAGKFLAIIRKVDEAVGFDPQAKLTFEVSDGVRPMQIYRAERMEAGDTAIRVYLSARPSSCKPRDRWLREQQSCCAPKAEQPCCG; this is encoded by the coding sequence ATGAACACGCTTGCCAATACCCGATCGCTCGTCGGCGCCCTGCTCCCGGTGGACGAGCTGTCAGCTGCGGCGCTGCTTTCCAGCCTCGAGGCGCACAAGGAGAAGCCGCTGATCTTCAGCTACGACGGCCGGGATGTCCGCCCCAGCTATCACGTGACCGAAGTCAAGACCGGCTCGTTCAGAGGGCTCGATTGCGGCGCGAACCCCGAGAGCTGGAGCGAGACCTTCATTCAGCTCTGGGACATCGAGGAGGAAAACCGCGGTCACATGCCGGCTGGAAAATTCCTCGCGATCATCCGCAAGGTCGATGAGGCCGTCGGCTTCGATCCGCAGGCCAAGCTGACCTTCGAGGTGAGCGACGGCGTGCGGCCGATGCAAATCTATCGCGCGGAGCGCATGGAAGCCGGCGACACCGCGATCCGCGTCTATCTCTCGGCGCGTCCGTCGAGTTGCAAGCCGCGCGACCGATGGCTGCGGGAGCAGCAATCCTGCTGCGCCCCGAAAGCCGAACAGCCCTGCTGCGGCTGA
- a CDS encoding MIP/aquaporin family protein, with translation MPGFDLPRRLVAEGLGTLLLVATVVGSGIMAETLTRDVALALLGNTLPTGAILVVLITILGPISGAHFNPAVTLVFMLRGELRPPHAAQYLAAQVLGGILGAMIAHAMFGLPLLEFSAKARTGFPQWLAEFVAAFGLVATIIGGLRFREAAIPWLVGLYITAAYWFTASTSFANPAVAIARSFTNTFSGIRPQDLPGFIVAEILGAMVALALTTWLLRQTETKMEEIR, from the coding sequence ATGCCTGGCTTCGACCTGCCGCGGCGGCTCGTGGCCGAGGGCCTCGGCACCTTGCTTCTGGTCGCAACCGTCGTCGGCTCCGGCATCATGGCCGAGACCTTGACCAGGGACGTGGCGTTGGCGCTGCTCGGCAACACCCTTCCGACCGGCGCCATTCTGGTGGTGCTGATCACGATCCTCGGACCGATATCCGGCGCGCATTTCAATCCGGCGGTCACGCTGGTGTTCATGCTCAGGGGCGAACTCCGTCCACCGCACGCCGCGCAGTATCTCGCAGCGCAGGTGCTCGGCGGAATCCTCGGCGCAATGATTGCGCACGCCATGTTCGGCCTGCCGCTATTGGAGTTCTCGGCCAAGGCAAGGACGGGATTCCCGCAATGGCTTGCCGAGTTCGTCGCGGCGTTCGGGCTGGTCGCAACGATCATCGGTGGCCTGCGGTTTCGTGAGGCCGCGATTCCGTGGCTGGTCGGGCTCTACATCACGGCCGCGTACTGGTTCACCGCATCCACGTCTTTCGCCAATCCGGCGGTTGCCATCGCGCGGTCATTCACCAATACGTTCTCCGGCATCCGTCCGCAGGATCTGCCGGGATTTATCGTCGCCGAAATTCTCGGGGCCATGGTCGCGCTCGCACTGACGACATGGCTGTTGCGGCAGACCGAAACGAAGATGGAAGAAATCCGATGA
- a CDS encoding helix-turn-helix transcriptional regulator has product MEERQARTAFAALSQETRLRIVRLLVQAGPDGMAAGAIAEAVNVSPSNVSFHLKDLEHAGMIVPRREARSIIYSADFTGLRDLIAFLMKDCCAGHPEICAPALADVQCRPSTAKKKARA; this is encoded by the coding sequence ATGGAGGAGCGTCAAGCCCGAACCGCCTTCGCCGCACTGTCGCAGGAAACGCGGCTGCGGATCGTGCGGCTCTTGGTCCAGGCCGGTCCCGATGGAATGGCGGCAGGGGCGATTGCCGAGGCGGTCAATGTATCGCCATCCAACGTCTCGTTCCATCTGAAGGACCTCGAGCATGCCGGCATGATCGTGCCGCGTCGTGAGGCGCGTTCGATCATCTACTCGGCGGATTTCACCGGTCTGCGCGATCTCATCGCCTTCCTGATGAAGGATTGCTGCGCGGGCCACCCGGAAATCTGCGCGCCGGCGCTCGCCGATGTTCAGTGCCGGCCCTCCACGGCCAAGAAGAAGGCGCGCGCCTGA